One Micromonospora eburnea genomic region harbors:
- a CDS encoding thymidine kinase — translation MTDDAAAAPTCLARPLPGPGDDRAGGCAAARGVDGRPLHAAALRFFWGPMDCGKSTMALQMNYNHARQGRRGLVTTRIDRSLGPRVTTRIGLAHAAIEVTDDLDLRDLVRDATAEGGRVDYLICDEASFYNLDHVEQMAELVDHYDVDVYAFGLATDFRSCLFPAARRLFELADEVARIQVEVLCWCGREGLLNARVVEGRVVREGEQVVIGDTVDSADVRYQVLCRRHYRSGDLGPRG, via the coding sequence GTGACCGACGACGCCGCTGCCGCCCCGACCTGCCTGGCCCGGCCCCTCCCGGGCCCCGGCGACGACCGTGCCGGCGGCTGCGCCGCCGCACGCGGCGTCGACGGGCGGCCGTTGCACGCCGCCGCGTTGCGGTTCTTCTGGGGGCCGATGGACTGCGGCAAGTCCACGATGGCCCTGCAGATGAACTACAACCACGCCCGGCAGGGCCGTCGCGGTCTGGTCACCACCCGCATCGACCGTTCACTCGGCCCGCGGGTCACCACCCGCATCGGCCTGGCCCACGCCGCCATCGAGGTCACCGACGACCTGGACCTGCGCGACCTGGTCCGCGACGCGACCGCCGAGGGGGGACGCGTCGACTACCTGATCTGCGACGAGGCGTCCTTCTACAACCTGGACCACGTCGAGCAGATGGCCGAACTGGTCGACCACTACGACGTCGACGTGTACGCCTTCGGGCTGGCCACCGACTTCCGGTCCTGCCTGTTCCCCGCCGCGCGGCGGCTGTTCGAACTCGCCGACGAGGTGGCCCGCATCCAGGTCGAGGTGCTGTGCTGGTGCGGGCGGGAGGGGTTGCTCAACGCCCGGGTCGTCGAGGGGCGGGTGGTCCGCGAGGGTGAACAGGTCGTCATCGGCGACACCGTGGATTCTGCCGACGTGCGATACCAGGTGCTCTGCCGTCGGCACTACCGCTCCGGGGACCTCGGCCCGCGCGGCTGA
- a CDS encoding MFS transporter, with product MAETVAPTVAGSASPGSTRRERTGWYFYDWANSAFQTTVITVFLGPFLTTVTKLAAGCELGADSCDGYVHPLGIRVSPGSYYPYLVSLSVLLTVFVLPVIGAVADRSLHKKRLLGAAAFTGAGATIAFAFVTGERYLLGGALFLIANIAFGAAVVVYNSFLPQLGGPDDRDSISSRGWAIGYLGGGLLLALNLVAVSMLGEDGNPQRTLDLARWSIVSAGVWWAAFTLLPLRWLREHPTAEALRGGGNVLTDGFRQLGRTLREIRAYPLTLFFLLAFLVFNDGIQTVITLASQYGTEELGLEQSTLIVTILLVQFLAFGGALALGALARRIGAWKTVLLSLVLWTGVIVAAFRLPAKAPVPFMILGACIGLVLGGSQALSRSLFSQLIPAGKEGEYYGFYEISDKGTSWLGPLAFGLVFQLTASYRVGLVSLLIFFVVGFALLAAVPMRRAIVAAGNTPPRVL from the coding sequence ATGGCCGAAACGGTCGCCCCCACCGTCGCCGGGTCCGCCAGCCCGGGCAGCACCCGCCGCGAGCGCACCGGCTGGTACTTCTACGACTGGGCGAACTCCGCGTTCCAGACGACGGTGATCACGGTCTTCCTCGGCCCGTTCCTGACCACGGTCACGAAGCTGGCCGCCGGCTGCGAGCTGGGCGCCGACAGCTGCGACGGGTACGTCCACCCGCTGGGCATCCGGGTCTCCCCCGGCTCCTACTACCCGTATCTGGTGTCGCTGTCGGTCCTGCTGACCGTCTTCGTGCTGCCGGTGATCGGGGCGGTCGCCGACCGGTCGTTGCACAAGAAGCGGCTGCTGGGCGCCGCCGCGTTCACCGGCGCCGGGGCGACCATCGCGTTCGCCTTCGTCACCGGCGAGCGGTACCTGCTCGGCGGGGCGCTGTTCCTGATCGCCAACATCGCCTTCGGCGCGGCCGTCGTCGTGTACAACTCGTTCCTGCCGCAGCTCGGCGGCCCGGACGACCGCGACAGCATCTCCAGCCGCGGCTGGGCCATCGGCTACCTCGGCGGCGGGCTGCTGCTCGCGCTGAACCTGGTCGCGGTCAGCATGCTCGGCGAGGACGGCAACCCGCAGCGCACCCTGGACCTGGCCCGCTGGTCCATCGTCTCGGCCGGGGTGTGGTGGGCGGCGTTCACCCTGCTGCCGCTGCGCTGGCTGCGCGAGCACCCCACCGCCGAGGCGCTGCGCGGCGGCGGCAACGTGCTCACCGACGGGTTCAGGCAGCTCGGCCGCACCCTGCGGGAGATCAGGGCGTACCCGTTGACGCTGTTCTTCCTGCTCGCCTTCCTGGTCTTCAACGACGGCATCCAGACCGTCATCACCCTGGCCAGCCAGTACGGCACCGAGGAGCTGGGGCTGGAGCAGAGCACCCTGATCGTGACGATCCTGCTGGTGCAGTTCCTCGCCTTCGGCGGGGCGCTCGCCCTCGGGGCCCTCGCGCGGCGCATCGGCGCCTGGAAGACGGTGCTGCTGTCGCTGGTGCTGTGGACGGGGGTGATCGTCGCCGCGTTCCGGCTGCCGGCCAAGGCGCCCGTGCCGTTCATGATCCTCGGCGCCTGCATCGGCCTGGTGCTCGGCGGCAGCCAGGCGTTGAGCCGGTCGCTGTTCAGCCAGCTCATCCCCGCCGGCAAGGAGGGCGAGTACTACGGCTTCTACGAGATCAGCGACAAGGGCACCAGCTGGCTCGGGCCGCTGGCCTTCGGGCTGGTGTTCCAGCTCACCGCCTCGTACCGGGTGGGCCTGGTCTCCCTGCTGATCTTCTTCGTGGTCGGGTTCGCGCTGCTGGCGGCCGTGCCGATGCGCCGGGCCATCGTCGCCGCCGGCAACACGCCACCCCGGGTGCTGTAG
- a CDS encoding glycerophosphodiester phosphodiesterase family protein, which produces MQPRYGYLDAPAPLAFAHRGGAADGDENTAAAFARAVALGYRYVETDVHATADGVAVIFHDATLHRVTGERGRIAELRWADLASVRVGGAAVVPRLDEVLAAWPEVRFNIDVKADGGVQPALDTVTRAGAGDRVLLASFSDARLARLRALAGPKIATSLGMRGVARLRMASLYGRSLRLPPSVVAAQVPVRYGGIPVVDRRFLAYCHRLGLQVHVWTIDEPAEMHHLLDLGVDGIMTDHVGVLRDVYRSRGHWAA; this is translated from the coding sequence GTGCAGCCCCGTTACGGCTACCTCGACGCCCCCGCGCCGCTGGCCTTCGCCCACCGTGGCGGCGCCGCCGACGGCGACGAGAACACCGCCGCCGCGTTCGCCCGGGCCGTCGCGCTCGGCTACCGGTACGTGGAGACCGACGTGCACGCCACCGCCGACGGCGTGGCGGTGATCTTCCACGACGCCACACTGCACCGGGTCACCGGCGAGCGGGGCCGTATCGCCGAGCTGCGCTGGGCCGACCTGGCCTCGGTACGCGTCGGCGGCGCCGCCGTCGTCCCCCGCCTCGACGAGGTCCTCGCCGCCTGGCCGGAGGTCCGGTTCAACATCGACGTGAAGGCCGACGGCGGCGTCCAGCCGGCGCTCGACACGGTCACCCGGGCCGGCGCCGGCGACCGGGTGCTGCTCGCCTCGTTCAGCGACGCCCGGCTGGCCCGGCTGCGTGCCCTGGCCGGGCCGAAGATCGCCACCAGCCTCGGCATGCGCGGGGTGGCCCGGCTGCGGATGGCCTCCCTGTACGGGCGGTCGCTGCGGCTGCCCCCGTCCGTGGTCGCCGCCCAGGTCCCCGTCCGGTACGGGGGCATCCCGGTGGTCGACCGCCGGTTCCTCGCGTACTGCCACCGGCTCGGGTTGCAGGTGCACGTGTGGACCATCGACGAACCCGCCGAGATGCACCACTTACTTGATCTCGGTGTGGATGGCATCATGACCGATCACGTCGGCGTGCTCCGCGACGTCTACCGCAGTCGCGGCCACTGGGCCGCCTGA
- a CDS encoding helix-turn-helix domain-containing protein, with the protein MSDDLYSVEQVADLLGLHVRTVRGYIRTGRLRAVRIGKQYRISRADLDALTGRPEPAPPAGPPALEVSSIVQVDGIGRAAADRLATLLLAGVNTGHDPARPLRVQTVHDEERHRMKLVILGDAAATADLLHLVDAVLRGDNGLLSGEVPGA; encoded by the coding sequence ATGAGTGATGACCTGTATTCGGTCGAGCAGGTGGCCGACCTGCTCGGCCTGCACGTACGCACCGTGCGCGGCTACATCCGCACCGGCCGGCTACGCGCGGTGCGCATCGGCAAGCAGTACCGCATCTCCCGCGCCGACCTCGACGCGTTGACCGGCCGGCCGGAGCCGGCACCACCCGCCGGTCCGCCGGCGCTGGAGGTGTCCAGCATCGTGCAGGTCGACGGCATCGGCCGGGCCGCCGCCGACCGGCTCGCCACGCTGCTGCTCGCCGGCGTCAACACCGGCCACGACCCCGCGCGCCCGCTGCGCGTACAGACCGTCCACGACGAGGAGCGACACCGCATGAAACTCGTGATCCTGGGTGACGCCGCCGCCACCGCCGACCTGCTGCACCTGGTCGACGCGGTGCTGCGCGGCGACAACGGCCTGCTCTCCGGGGAGGTGCCCGGTGCCTGA
- a CDS encoding DUF4180 domain-containing protein yields the protein MPDLIQERAGVPVLVCDPAGPPVATAEQALDLIGAAFAGAEVVAVPADRLAPDFFTLGTRFAGEVMQKFVNYRLRLVVVGDITAHLAASSALRALVAESNRHDHVWFVPDLDALDARLSAGG from the coding sequence GTGCCTGACCTGATCCAGGAGCGTGCCGGGGTGCCGGTGCTGGTCTGTGACCCGGCCGGACCGCCGGTGGCCACCGCCGAGCAGGCCCTCGACCTGATCGGCGCGGCCTTCGCCGGCGCCGAGGTGGTGGCCGTGCCCGCGGACCGGCTCGCCCCGGACTTCTTCACCCTGGGCACCCGTTTCGCCGGCGAGGTCATGCAGAAGTTCGTCAACTACCGGCTGCGGCTGGTCGTCGTCGGGGACATCACCGCGCATCTCGCGGCCAGCTCGGCGCTGCGCGCCCTGGTGGCCGAGTCGAACCGGCACGACCACGTGTGGTTCGTGCCCGACCTCGACGCCCTCGACGCACGGCTCTCCGCCGGCGGGTGA
- a CDS encoding NAD(P)-dependent oxidoreductase: protein MPTAFRHVAVLGAAGRVGRAVTAALLRAEQRVTAVLRDPARHQLPPHPMLRTAQGDAQHAEQLAPVLRTADAVVLAVTPFTAPPPSFDGFDLDYYAKIVTGLDEHWTRRHRRLVAVGLTATLRLDSGDLVMDDPTLFPPRLAPFAEAHARELPALGATALDWAILAPPAGFGTEQEAERGYRLIAEPVTRQQATARLSHARYAEAVIAELMNPTVRNTRVAVVPRGR from the coding sequence ATGCCTACCGCGTTCCGACACGTCGCTGTCCTGGGTGCCGCCGGCCGTGTCGGCCGTGCCGTCACCGCCGCCCTGCTCCGGGCGGAGCAGCGCGTCACCGCCGTGCTCCGCGATCCGGCCCGGCACCAGCTGCCGCCGCACCCGATGCTGCGGACCGCCCAGGGAGACGCTCAACATGCCGAGCAGCTGGCGCCGGTGCTGCGTACCGCCGACGCCGTCGTGCTGGCCGTCACGCCCTTCACCGCACCGCCACCGTCGTTCGACGGCTTCGACCTCGACTATTACGCCAAGATCGTGACCGGGCTGGATGAGCACTGGACCCGGCGGCATCGACGCTTGGTCGCGGTCGGTCTGACGGCCACGCTGAGGCTGGACTCGGGCGATCTCGTCATGGACGACCCCACGCTGTTTCCACCCCGGCTGGCACCATTCGCCGAGGCGCACGCACGGGAACTGCCCGCACTGGGGGCCACGGCACTCGACTGGGCCATCCTGGCGCCGCCGGCCGGATTCGGCACCGAGCAGGAGGCCGAGCGGGGCTACCGGTTGATCGCAGAGCCCGTCACCCGGCAGCAGGCGACGGCGCGACTCTCCCACGCCCGCTACGCCGAGGCCGTCATCGCCGAGCTGATGAACCCGACCGTCCGCAACACCCGCGTCGCCGTCGTTCCCCGGGGCCGGTAG
- a CDS encoding winged helix-turn-helix transcriptional regulator, which produces MARTTGALPTFDPACPMSTFPIQVGGKWTGMIVLCLEAGPRRFGVLRHHLRPISAKVLAQTLLAMDRDGLVRRRPLAGTDDGGVEYELTPLGRTLLGVIEHVRAWSRDNLGELTRARDAFDEANAPWQGEARASAQEAAAH; this is translated from the coding sequence ATGGCCAGGACCACCGGGGCGTTGCCGACGTTCGATCCCGCTTGCCCCATGAGCACCTTCCCGATCCAGGTCGGCGGCAAATGGACCGGGATGATCGTGCTGTGCCTTGAGGCCGGTCCGCGGCGCTTCGGCGTCCTGAGGCATCATCTTCGTCCGATCAGCGCCAAGGTCCTCGCGCAGACCCTGCTCGCCATGGACCGCGACGGGCTGGTGCGTCGGCGCCCGCTCGCGGGCACCGACGACGGCGGCGTCGAGTACGAGCTGACGCCGCTCGGCCGGACGCTGCTGGGCGTGATCGAGCACGTCCGGGCCTGGTCGCGAGACAACCTCGGCGAGCTCACGCGCGCGAGGGACGCCTTCGACGAGGCCAACGCCCCGTGGCAGGGCGAGGCTCGGGCGAGTGCCCAGGAAGCCGCGGCCCACTGA
- a CDS encoding lysophospholipid acyltransferase family protein gives MNTATAPWRAPLLWRTAQLLARGVVGLLGRLEVTGDVPDELRHGPLILAANHISPFDPVVLTAACRVRGVAPRIMATGGLFRTPVVGPLMRRAGHIRVDRGTSSVHQSLETAAAAVAGGSVVLLYPEGRIGLDPGMWPERGKTGAARLAFASGAPVVPVAQWGSHEVLPYRAPKGMLGGVVRAIVRRPVIRVHFGAPVALADVPPATPGAARRATDRIIDAITDNLAPLRPDEPDRPRHVDPGRPIDTTRSHRRRAAGG, from the coding sequence ATGAACACCGCGACCGCCCCCTGGCGCGCGCCACTGCTGTGGCGTACCGCGCAACTGCTCGCCCGCGGCGTCGTCGGCCTGCTGGGCCGTCTCGAGGTCACCGGCGACGTGCCGGACGAGCTGCGGCACGGGCCGTTGATCCTGGCCGCCAACCACATCAGCCCGTTCGATCCGGTGGTGCTGACCGCCGCCTGCCGGGTCCGCGGCGTCGCGCCGCGGATCATGGCCACCGGCGGGCTGTTCCGCACCCCCGTGGTCGGACCGCTGATGCGCCGCGCCGGGCACATCCGGGTGGACCGGGGCACCAGCTCCGTGCACCAGTCGCTGGAAACCGCCGCCGCGGCCGTGGCCGGCGGCTCGGTGGTGCTGTTGTATCCGGAGGGGCGGATCGGCCTGGACCCCGGCATGTGGCCGGAGCGGGGCAAGACCGGGGCCGCCCGGCTCGCCTTCGCCAGCGGCGCCCCGGTCGTCCCGGTCGCCCAGTGGGGCTCCCACGAGGTGCTGCCGTACCGGGCGCCGAAGGGCATGCTCGGCGGAGTCGTCCGGGCGATCGTGCGGCGGCCGGTGATCCGGGTGCACTTCGGCGCCCCGGTGGCCCTGGCCGACGTGCCGCCCGCCACGCCCGGGGCGGCCCGGCGGGCCACCGACCGGATCATCGACGCGATCACCGACAACCTGGCGCCGCTGCGCCCCGACGAACCGGACCGGCCCCGCCACGTCGACCCCGGCCGTCCCATCGACACCACCCGCTCCCACCGTCGGCGGGCGGCGGGCGGTTGA
- a CDS encoding cytochrome ubiquinol oxidase subunit I gives MDALDVARWQFGVTTVYHFLFVPLTIGLSILVAILQTMWHRTGNERYLKLTKFYGKLFLINFAMGVVTGIVQEFQFGMNWSDYSRFVGDIFGAPLAIEALVAFFLESTFIGLWIFGWDRLPKRLHLASIWAAAIGTNLSAYFILAANSFMQNPVGYQINPTTGRAELTDFLAVLTNKVALVTFPHTLAGAFLVAGSLIVAVGLWHVIRNRDSADTGAYRFATKFGSWVVLVSSALVLLTGDIQGKIMTDVQPMKMAAAEGLYTTESPASFSVLTVGSLDGSREVFAIKIPYLLSFLGTGDPNGTVQGINDIQAQYATQYGPGSYTPIIPVTYWSFRFMIGLGLAAAAIALLVLWTQRKGRTPTSKWLLRAGLIMPALPLLANSFGWIFTEMGRQPWIVFGEMLTRDGVSRTVSLTEVLTSFTAFTLIYAVLAVVEFKLLLRYAKAGVPDVTPTPEPDDTDDAERPLAFAY, from the coding sequence GTGGACGCGTTGGACGTCGCCCGCTGGCAGTTCGGTGTCACCACCGTCTACCACTTTCTCTTCGTGCCGTTGACCATCGGCCTGTCCATCCTGGTGGCCATCCTCCAGACGATGTGGCACCGCACCGGCAACGAGCGATACCTGAAGCTGACCAAGTTCTACGGCAAACTCTTCCTGATCAACTTCGCGATGGGCGTGGTCACCGGCATCGTGCAGGAATTCCAGTTCGGCATGAACTGGAGCGACTACTCCCGCTTCGTCGGCGACATTTTCGGCGCCCCCCTGGCCATCGAGGCCCTGGTCGCCTTCTTCCTCGAATCGACCTTCATCGGCCTGTGGATCTTCGGCTGGGACCGGCTGCCCAAACGACTGCACCTCGCCAGCATCTGGGCCGCCGCCATCGGCACCAACCTGTCCGCGTACTTCATCCTCGCCGCGAACTCGTTCATGCAGAACCCCGTCGGCTACCAGATCAACCCGACCACCGGCCGTGCCGAACTGACCGACTTCCTCGCGGTGCTCACCAACAAGGTCGCCCTGGTCACCTTCCCGCACACCCTCGCCGGCGCGTTCCTGGTCGCCGGATCGCTGATCGTCGCCGTCGGCCTGTGGCACGTCATCCGCAACCGCGACAGCGCCGACACCGGCGCCTACCGCTTCGCCACCAAGTTCGGCTCCTGGGTCGTCCTGGTCTCCTCCGCGCTGGTGCTGCTCACCGGCGACATCCAAGGCAAGATCATGACCGACGTGCAGCCGATGAAGATGGCCGCCGCCGAGGGCCTCTACACCACCGAGAGCCCCGCCTCGTTCTCCGTACTCACCGTCGGCAGCCTCGACGGCAGCCGCGAGGTCTTCGCCATCAAGATCCCGTACCTGCTGTCGTTCCTCGGCACCGGCGACCCCAACGGCACCGTGCAGGGCATCAACGACATCCAGGCCCAGTACGCCACCCAGTACGGCCCCGGCAGCTACACCCCGATCATCCCGGTCACCTACTGGAGCTTCCGCTTCATGATCGGCCTCGGGCTCGCCGCCGCCGCGATCGCCCTGCTCGTGCTCTGGACCCAGCGCAAGGGCCGCACCCCGACCAGCAAGTGGCTGCTCCGCGCCGGCCTGATCATGCCCGCCCTGCCCCTGCTGGCCAACTCCTTCGGCTGGATCTTCACCGAGATGGGCCGCCAGCCCTGGATCGTCTTCGGCGAGATGCTCACCCGTGACGGCGTCTCCCGCACCGTCTCGCTGACCGAGGTGCTCACCTCGTTCACCGCGTTCACCCTCATCTACGCCGTCCTCGCCGTGGTCGAGTTCAAACTGCTGCTCCGCTACGCCAAGGCCGGCGTACCCGACGTCACCCCGACGCCCGAACCCGACGACACCGACGACGCCGAGCGCCCGCTCGCCTTCGCCTACTGA
- the cydB gene encoding cytochrome d ubiquinol oxidase subunit II, producing the protein MELTTVWFLLVAVLFTGYFILEGFDFGVGMLLPVLGRDDRERRVLINTIGPVWDGNEVWLITAGGAMFAAFPEWYATLFSGFYLPLLLILLALIARGVAFEYRHKRPEASWKRRWDQAIFWGSAIPAVLWGVAFANIFRGVPLDADHEYVGGLLDLLNPYALLGGLTTLGLFLTHGAVFLALKTSGDIRDRAGALAVKVGVGTAVVAVAFLAWTLTIRSSTAAVVLAVGAALALVAGLAAARVRREGWAFTGTAVAIALAVATLFAALFPNVLPSTLDAAGTLTASNAASTPYTLKIMTWVAVIFTPIVLAYQGWTYWVFRKRIGVANIPQH; encoded by the coding sequence GTGGAACTGACGACCGTCTGGTTTCTCCTCGTCGCCGTACTGTTCACCGGCTACTTCATCCTCGAAGGCTTCGACTTCGGCGTCGGCATGCTGCTGCCCGTCCTCGGCCGTGACGACCGGGAACGCCGCGTCCTGATCAACACCATCGGACCCGTCTGGGACGGCAACGAGGTCTGGCTCATCACCGCCGGCGGCGCCATGTTCGCCGCCTTCCCCGAGTGGTACGCCACCCTCTTCTCCGGCTTCTACCTGCCGCTGCTGCTCATCCTGCTCGCCCTCATCGCCCGCGGCGTCGCCTTCGAATACCGGCACAAGCGCCCCGAAGCATCCTGGAAACGCCGCTGGGACCAGGCCATCTTCTGGGGCTCGGCGATCCCGGCCGTGCTGTGGGGCGTGGCGTTCGCCAACATCTTCCGCGGCGTGCCGCTGGACGCCGACCACGAGTACGTCGGCGGACTGCTCGACCTGCTCAACCCGTACGCCCTGCTCGGCGGCCTGACCACCCTCGGCCTGTTCCTCACCCACGGCGCCGTGTTCCTCGCCCTCAAGACCAGCGGCGACATCCGCGACCGCGCCGGCGCCCTCGCCGTCAAGGTCGGCGTCGGCACCGCCGTCGTCGCCGTGGCCTTCCTCGCCTGGACGCTGACCATCCGCTCCAGCACGGCCGCCGTCGTGCTCGCCGTCGGCGCGGCCCTCGCCCTGGTCGCCGGTCTCGCCGCCGCACGGGTACGCCGGGAAGGCTGGGCGTTCACCGGCACCGCCGTGGCCATCGCCCTCGCCGTGGCCACCCTGTTCGCCGCGCTGTTCCCCAACGTGCTGCCGTCCACCCTCGACGCCGCCGGCACCCTCACCGCCAGCAACGCCGCCTCCACCCCCTACACCCTGAAGATCATGACCTGGGTGGCGGTCATCTTCACCCCGATCGTGCTCGCCTACCAGGGCTGGACCTACTGGGTGTTCCGCAAGCGGATCGGAGTGGCGAACATCCCGCAACACTGA
- a CDS encoding GNAT family N-acetyltransferase — protein sequence MTDLVIRPLVAGEEQLFDSLADPGLVGRAVLGETYAGGSYRPEWTWVALRGGVVVARAAWWAGPDDPAPLALDWFDFTDPTAAVALLRAAPLRAEYSILLPHGWRDDPAVRAQGQARIDAARAAGMRVLVERYRYRWTLGCGLPARPGRLVFRPEPDDAVILDVLRRVGEGSLDAHTRHVTATRGPDVAAREELDLLRWMPSPRDWWQLAYTEGGELAGIIVPARNQTDHVVGFVGVLPGQRGHGYAYDLLVEATHRLVEVGAEVIVAATDQGNAPMAATFARAGYPIEFERVDLV from the coding sequence ATGACCGATCTGGTCATCCGCCCGCTCGTCGCGGGCGAGGAACAGCTTTTCGACTCCCTTGCCGACCCGGGACTGGTCGGGCGGGCGGTGCTGGGCGAGACGTACGCCGGCGGCAGCTACCGCCCGGAGTGGACGTGGGTGGCCCTGCGCGGCGGCGTGGTTGTCGCCCGGGCCGCGTGGTGGGCCGGGCCGGACGATCCGGCGCCCTTGGCGCTGGACTGGTTCGACTTCACCGACCCGACTGCGGCGGTCGCGCTGTTGCGGGCCGCGCCGCTGCGGGCCGAGTATTCGATCCTGCTCCCCCACGGCTGGCGGGACGACCCGGCGGTGCGGGCGCAGGGGCAGGCCCGGATCGACGCGGCGAGGGCCGCCGGCATGCGGGTGCTGGTCGAGCGGTACCGCTACCGGTGGACGCTTGGGTGTGGTCTGCCGGCGCGGCCCGGGCGGCTGGTGTTCCGGCCCGAGCCGGACGACGCGGTGATCCTGGACGTGCTGCGTCGGGTCGGCGAGGGCAGCCTGGACGCCCACACCCGGCACGTGACCGCCACCCGGGGCCCGGACGTTGCGGCCCGGGAGGAACTGGACCTGCTGCGGTGGATGCCGAGCCCTCGGGACTGGTGGCAGCTCGCCTACACCGAGGGTGGGGAGTTGGCCGGGATAATCGTGCCGGCCCGCAACCAGACCGATCACGTTGTCGGGTTTGTCGGGGTGTTGCCCGGGCAGCGGGGCCACGGGTACGCCTACGACCTGCTGGTCGAGGCCACGCACCGGCTGGTCGAGGTGGGTGCCGAGGTGATCGTGGCGGCCACCGATCAGGGCAATGCGCCGATGGCGGCCACCTTCGCCCGGGCCGGCTATCCGATCGAGTTCGAGCGCGTCGACCTGGTTTGA
- a CDS encoding peroxiredoxin, whose translation MGVGVGDLVDDFELPDETGTPRRLSELLSAGPVVLFFYPAAMTRGCTAESCHFRDLAAEFGAVGAQRVGISRDPVARQAEFSRRHGFDYPLLSDVDGVVAEAFGVRRRLPLGALSTRRMTFVIGQDRRVLAVVRSELSMSEHADAALRALGG comes from the coding sequence GTGGGTGTGGGTGTCGGGGATCTGGTCGACGATTTCGAGTTGCCGGACGAGACGGGTACGCCGCGGCGGTTGTCGGAGTTGTTGTCGGCGGGGCCGGTGGTGTTGTTCTTTTATCCGGCGGCGATGACGCGGGGGTGCACGGCGGAGAGTTGCCATTTCCGGGATCTGGCGGCGGAGTTCGGGGCGGTCGGCGCGCAGCGGGTGGGGATCAGTCGTGATCCGGTGGCGCGGCAGGCGGAGTTCTCCCGGCGGCACGGGTTCGACTATCCGCTGCTGTCGGATGTCGACGGTGTGGTGGCGGAGGCGTTCGGGGTGCGGCGCCGGTTGCCGTTGGGTGCGTTGAGCACGCGGCGGATGACGTTTGTGATCGGTCAGGATCGGCGGGTGTTGGCGGTGGTGCGTAGCGAGTTGAGCATGTCCGAGCACGCGGATGCGGCGTTGCGGGCGTTGGGGGGTTGA
- a CDS encoding SDR family oxidoreductase, translating to MTNVTIVTGGSRGIGAATARRLAAAGHHIAIGYHHDHHAAKAVLADIHATGRRGIAVPADTRDPDQVQQLFDAAADLGPLTGLVNNAGITSPIGPFTDLRVDDLRRVVDVNLIGYVLCAQQAARRMTRGGAIVNISSAAATLGSPGEYIHYAAVKAATDTLTIGLAKELAPRGIRVNAVAPGIIRTDIHAVSGVPDRADSAAGRIPLGRAGEPDEIAATIAFLLGPDASYTTGAVVRIAGGL from the coding sequence TTGACCAACGTCACCATCGTCACCGGCGGTAGCCGCGGCATCGGCGCCGCCACCGCCCGCCGACTCGCCGCCGCCGGCCACCACATCGCCATCGGCTACCACCACGACCACCACGCCGCGAAGGCCGTCCTCGCCGACATCCACGCCACCGGCCGCCGCGGCATCGCCGTCCCCGCCGACACCCGCGACCCCGACCAGGTCCAACAACTCTTTGACGCCGCCGCCGACCTCGGCCCACTCACCGGCCTGGTCAACAACGCCGGCATCACCAGCCCCATCGGCCCCTTCACCGACCTGCGCGTCGACGACCTGCGCCGGGTCGTCGACGTCAACCTCATCGGATACGTCCTCTGCGCCCAGCAGGCCGCCCGCCGGATGACCCGCGGCGGCGCCATCGTCAACATCTCCTCCGCCGCCGCCACCCTCGGCAGCCCCGGCGAATACATCCACTACGCCGCCGTCAAAGCCGCCACCGACACCCTCACCATCGGCCTCGCCAAGGAACTCGCCCCCCGCGGCATCCGCGTCAACGCCGTCGCCCCCGGCATCATCCGCACCGACATCCACGCCGTCTCCGGCGTACCCGACCGGGCCGACAGCGCCGCCGGACGCATCCCGCTGGGCCGCGCCGGCGAACCCGACGAGATCGCCGCCACCATCGCCTTCCTCCTCGGCCCCGACGCCTCCTACACCACCGGCGCCGTCGTACGCATCGCCGGCGGCCTCTGA